One window of Chamaesiphon minutus PCC 6605 genomic DNA carries:
- a CDS encoding Eco57I restriction-modification methylase domain-containing protein has product MPLVGIANENEFYSDYYLDAVLTQDLKTLSKNWGSDTEKTPDRLLAGLRAEYFRLQDKLERISTDSEKLELQHGFCQKLLEILGYSYQPQVKVLDEDYLLPIAVEVTRSNGTPLLWVVEGVNSGDNLGILANSVQFPDGEIGTDTLEDILNDRIFTITEPPRWVILISVNSIALIDRAKWNSSRLLRFDLGELFRENDPNALLAAATLLHREHTCPSEGTALLDRLDENSHKHTYSVSADLKFALREAIELLGNEVLHYRRYVKKERVFTSDAQQAAGEQTTDPNQLKIECLRWVYRLLFIFYIEARPELGYAPLNADVYREGYSLESLRDLEQSQLLTPEDEGGYYIDNCIRQLFKLLWEGYPVRHAQLSLATPTALAKGGVDTFRLPELKSHLFDPDRTSLLNGVKLRNSVLREILELMSLSQTAGKRRRGRISYAQLGVNQLGEVYEGLLSLSAFFAEEDLYEVQPAKKDKKKSAEDEDEEEDESTNSAPTGEGNDLEVGYFVSVDRLAEFTKAELVIDPKTGRHRQHPKGKFLFRLAGRDRTKSASYYTPQSLTQCLVKYALKELLQDKKADDILQLTICEPAMGSAAFLNEVVDQLAEAYLERKQQELGEKIPHEDIIIEKQKVKMLLADRNVYGIDKNPIAMELAEVSLWLNCIYGDKDKQIFIPWFGTQLHCGNSLIGARRQVYTKQQILADKKGLGKWHESSPIAQKSGEGIFHFLLGDPAMANYTDKVIKSLEPTAIGQITTWQKEFAKTGFTPEQADYAVILSKKIAEIWDEYAQELAKIKERTTDDLQVWGQPNNSLRGGVPLAMKDKIYEQEKLSQGVSNASKYRRLKLVMDYWCALWFWPIDRAEELPSREQFLQEVGAILGETEMLVPSSQQLALFPETQSAEQGQLALKTYGFVDLDKLKRFYPRLGIVAEVTDRQHFFHWELEFADIFQERGGFDLMVGNPPWLKIEWEEGGILGDYDPLVVLRKLSASDLANQREVVFTKFLRLYTAYLREYEEAAGTQNFLNAVQNYPLLKGMQTNVFKCFLPQAWQFCKPEGVIGFLHPEGVYDDPKGGVLRETLYQYLKAHFQFANEFTLFSDVDHHAKFSINIYQKILIQEPDIIRLVHMANLYSTSTIYESFEAENTLTVPGIKNAEGKWETTGHPSRIISVDRDTLALFAQLYDESGTAPESARLPAIHTQNLVSVLEKFARQPQHLGDLQGEYYATVMFDETNAVKKDHTIRRQTTFPSSIAEEQSNEIKSLILSGPHFFVGNPLNKTPRYICVQNSQYDVIDLNTIADDYLPRTNYVSDCDPAEYRRRTPKVPWGDKNPVTDFYRFVARRQLSQSGERTFIGAITPKGSAHVHPVISTTFKNSEQLIKFTGLSSSIVYDFYIKTTGKSDLYESILRLLPLPETDRNLTIRTLTLNCLTTHYTELWQDCWQPEFAHTQWSKPDPRLPNTFWSHLTPNWQRNCALRSDYSRRQALVEIDVLVAMALGLTLEELITIYRVQFPVMQQYERETYFDQNGRIVFTTSKGLVGVGLPRKGNKKTQTIGWECVQNMTEGTVEITTTDDTLPTGAYQRTISYQAPFDKCDRVADYRTAWEFFSS; this is encoded by the coding sequence GTGCCATTAGTCGGAATTGCGAACGAAAATGAATTTTATTCAGATTACTATTTAGATGCGGTATTGACTCAAGACTTAAAAACCTTGAGTAAAAATTGGGGTAGCGACACTGAGAAAACACCCGATCGGTTATTGGCTGGTTTGAGAGCGGAATATTTCCGCCTTCAGGATAAACTAGAACGCATTTCTACTGACAGTGAAAAGCTCGAACTTCAGCACGGTTTTTGTCAAAAGTTACTGGAGATTTTGGGCTATAGTTACCAGCCTCAAGTTAAAGTTTTAGATGAAGATTACTTACTGCCGATCGCGGTAGAAGTCACCCGCAGTAATGGTACGCCCCTATTATGGGTAGTAGAAGGCGTAAATTCAGGGGACAATCTGGGTATCCTGGCTAATTCTGTCCAGTTTCCAGATGGAGAAATCGGGACAGATACATTAGAAGATATCCTCAACGATCGGATCTTTACCATTACCGAACCGCCGCGTTGGGTAATTTTGATCAGTGTAAATAGTATTGCTTTAATCGATCGAGCCAAGTGGAATTCATCGCGATTATTGCGGTTTGATTTAGGTGAATTATTCCGTGAAAATGACCCGAATGCCCTGTTAGCGGCGGCGACTTTATTGCATCGAGAACATACTTGTCCGAGTGAGGGGACGGCTTTACTCGACAGGTTGGATGAAAATAGTCATAAACATACCTATAGTGTTTCTGCCGATCTGAAATTTGCCCTGCGGGAAGCGATCGAGTTATTGGGAAATGAGGTGTTACACTATCGCCGTTATGTCAAAAAAGAGCGGGTATTTACCAGCGACGCACAACAAGCAGCGGGGGAACAAACCACCGATCCCAACCAGCTAAAAATTGAGTGTCTGCGCTGGGTGTATCGATTACTATTTATTTTCTACATCGAGGCGCGTCCCGAATTGGGCTACGCGCCGCTGAATGCGGATGTCTATCGCGAGGGCTATAGTCTAGAGAGCTTGCGCGATTTGGAGCAGAGTCAGTTACTCACCCCAGAGGATGAGGGCGGTTATTACATCGATAACTGTATTCGCCAACTATTCAAACTGCTCTGGGAAGGTTATCCAGTTCGACACGCGCAGTTGAGTCTAGCAACGCCTACCGCACTAGCTAAAGGTGGTGTGGATACTTTTCGGCTCCCCGAACTCAAAAGTCATCTATTCGACCCCGATCGCACGTCGTTGTTAAATGGGGTGAAGCTGCGAAATTCTGTCCTGCGCGAGATTTTAGAATTGATGTCTTTGTCCCAAACAGCGGGCAAACGGCGGCGCGGGCGGATTAGTTACGCTCAATTGGGAGTAAACCAACTTGGGGAGGTTTATGAGGGCTTACTGAGCCTATCAGCCTTCTTTGCGGAGGAGGATCTGTATGAGGTACAGCCAGCTAAAAAGGATAAGAAGAAAAGTGCAGAGGATGAAGATGAAGAAGAGGATGAAAGCACGAATTCCGCACCGACGGGAGAAGGAAACGATCTAGAAGTTGGTTATTTTGTGAGTGTCGATCGATTGGCGGAATTTACCAAAGCCGAATTAGTCATCGATCCAAAAACGGGTAGACATCGCCAACATCCCAAGGGCAAGTTTTTATTCCGATTAGCCGGACGCGATCGCACTAAAAGTGCTAGTTATTATACGCCCCAATCTTTGACTCAATGTTTGGTTAAATACGCGCTCAAAGAACTCCTGCAAGACAAAAAAGCCGATGATATACTCCAGCTTACAATCTGCGAACCAGCGATGGGCAGTGCGGCATTTTTGAATGAAGTGGTAGATCAATTAGCCGAGGCTTATTTAGAACGGAAACAGCAGGAACTTGGCGAGAAAATTCCCCACGAGGATATTATCATCGAGAAGCAGAAGGTGAAAATGCTGCTAGCCGATCGCAATGTCTATGGCATCGATAAAAACCCGATCGCGATGGAGTTAGCCGAGGTTTCATTATGGCTCAACTGCATTTATGGCGATAAAGATAAACAGATATTTATCCCGTGGTTTGGAACGCAGCTTCACTGTGGTAACTCTCTCATCGGCGCACGGCGACAGGTATATACTAAACAGCAGATTCTCGCAGATAAAAAAGGTTTAGGAAAATGGCATGAATCTTCACCCATCGCACAAAAGTCTGGGGAAGGGATATTTCACTTCTTACTAGGCGATCCGGCGATGGCAAATTACACCGATAAAGTAATTAAATCCCTCGAACCAACAGCAATCGGACAAATTACTACTTGGCAAAAAGAGTTCGCCAAAACTGGATTTACGCCAGAGCAGGCTGACTATGCAGTAATTTTGAGTAAAAAGATCGCCGAGATCTGGGATGAATATGCCCAAGAACTCGCCAAAATCAAGGAACGCACCACCGACGATCTCCAAGTTTGGGGACAACCGAACAACTCGTTACGGGGCGGCGTGCCCCTGGCGATGAAAGATAAAATCTACGAGCAAGAAAAGCTCTCTCAAGGTGTCAGTAATGCCAGTAAATATCGCCGACTGAAACTGGTGATGGATTACTGGTGTGCTTTGTGGTTTTGGCCGATCGATCGAGCAGAGGAATTACCCAGCCGCGAACAATTTCTTCAAGAAGTGGGGGCAATCTTGGGGGAAACCGAAATGTTAGTTCCTAGCTCTCAACAATTAGCCCTATTTCCCGAAACCCAATCCGCCGAGCAGGGACAATTAGCTCTCAAAACTTACGGCTTTGTCGATTTAGATAAGCTAAAACGCTTTTATCCTCGGTTGGGAATTGTGGCAGAAGTTACTGACAGACAACACTTTTTTCATTGGGAGTTAGAGTTTGCTGATATTTTCCAAGAGCGGGGCGGTTTTGACTTAATGGTGGGAAATCCCCCGTGGTTGAAAATAGAGTGGGAAGAAGGCGGAATTTTGGGCGATTACGATCCGCTGGTGGTATTGCGGAAACTTTCGGCTAGTGACTTGGCAAACCAGCGAGAGGTAGTGTTTACTAAATTTCTGCGTCTATACACTGCTTATTTGCGAGAGTATGAGGAAGCGGCGGGAACTCAGAACTTTTTAAATGCGGTACAAAATTACCCCTTACTCAAGGGAATGCAGACTAATGTATTTAAGTGCTTTTTACCTCAAGCTTGGCAATTTTGTAAGCCAGAAGGGGTGATTGGGTTTCTACATCCTGAAGGAGTTTATGACGACCCTAAAGGTGGGGTGCTTCGAGAAACACTCTATCAATATCTAAAAGCTCATTTCCAGTTTGCTAATGAGTTCACTCTATTTTCAGATGTAGACCATCATGCGAAATTTAGCATCAATATCTATCAAAAAATACTTATTCAAGAACCTGATATTATTCGTCTTGTGCATATGGCCAATCTCTACAGCACCAGCACAATTTATGAATCCTTTGAAGCAGAAAATACTCTCACAGTCCCAGGGATTAAAAATGCTGAAGGTAAATGGGAAACCACTGGACATCCTAGCAGAATTATTAGTGTCGATCGAGATACGCTTGCCCTCTTTGCCCAACTCTACGACGAATCAGGTACAGCACCAGAATCTGCTCGACTTCCCGCCATTCATACCCAAAACTTAGTCAGCGTATTAGAAAAATTTGCTCGACAACCACAACACCTCGGCGACTTACAAGGTGAATATTATGCAACTGTGATGTTTGACGAAACCAATGCTGTTAAAAAAGACCACACCATTCGCCGTCAAACTACTTTTCCATCTTCAATTGCGGAAGAACAGAGTAATGAAATAAAAAGTCTAATTCTCTCTGGCCCACACTTCTTTGTTGGTAATCCACTGAACAAAACCCCGCGCTATATTTGTGTTCAAAATAGTCAATATGATGTCATAGATCTCAACACCATCGCCGATGACTATCTTCCCCGAACCAACTATGTCTCCGACTGCGACCCCGCAGAGTACCGCCGTCGTACTCCTAAAGTCCCCTGGGGTGACAAAAATCCCGTAACTGATTTTTATCGATTTGTTGCTCGTCGGCAATTAAGTCAATCAGGAGAAAGAACTTTTATTGGAGCGATAACGCCCAAAGGATCTGCCCATGTTCATCCAGTTATTTCAACAACTTTTAAAAATTCAGAGCAGCTAATTAAATTCACTGGTTTATCTAGCTCAATTGTCTATGACTTTTACATCAAGACTACTGGTAAATCTGACTTATACGAATCAATATTAAGATTATTACCATTACCAGAAACCGATCGCAATCTTACGATCCGCACCCTCACCCTAAATTGCCTCACCACTCACTACACCGAACTCTGGCAAGACTGCTGGCAACCCGAATTCGCTCACACCCAATGGAGCAAACCAGATCCGCGCCTACCCAACACATTTTGGTCGCACCTCACCCCCAACTGGCAGCGTAACTGCGCCCTCCGCAGCGACTACAGCCGCCGTCAGGCATTAGTCGAAATCGACGTATTAGTGGCAATGGCACTCGGTTTAACCCTAGAAGAACTGATTACCATCTACCGCGTCCAATTTCCCGTCATGCAACAATACGAACGGGAAACCTACTTCGACCAAAACGGGCGAATAGTCTTCACCACCAGTAAAGGCTTAGTCGGTGTCGGCTTACCCCGCAAAGGCAACAAAAAAACCCAAACCATCGGCTGGGAATGTGTCCAAAATATGACCGAGGGGACGGTAGAAATTACCACCACCGACGATACCCTTCCCACAGGCGCGTATCAACGGACGATTAGCTACCAAGCACCCTTTGACAAATGCGACAGAGTAGCAGACTACCGCACCGCCTGGGAGTTCTTCAGCAGTTGA
- a CDS encoding DEAD/DEAH box helicase → MTIQSSIAPGARILCRDAEWLVKSTSRSTDGGRVIEAIGVSEFIRGRSVQFIEELETDLEVLQPEHTNLVADRSHGYVHSLLFIESHLRQTVPEDGKIYVGQQAAMDVMDYQLYPAYKSLAAPRQRILIADAVGLGKTLECGILVSELIRRDRGKRILVVTNKSMMVQFQKEFWVRFTIPLVKLDSGTIQRIRLQIPGNHNPFHYYDRTIISIDTLKQDREYRVYLEQAHWDIIVIDEAHNVAKRGQGASQRAKLAERLANRSDTLILLSATPHDGRPESFASLMNMLDPTAIADESDYTKEDIRDLYVRRFKKDVLRDLRLSIPERQVASVEAQASEIEERVFRALENLQLGGIDGNRKGKQLFKTTLLKSFLSSPAACLETVNNRLKLLRGNVNSAEPDLHELTELGQILEQVSIEQFSKYQRLLQLVQTDFKWNGKDPQDRLVIFTSRLESLRLLKQRLPIDLQLKPEAIEVLDGSMPDTDQNRVVEAFGQENSKVRILLATEVASEGLNLHYLSHKLIHFDIPWSLMTLQQRNGRIDRYGQTRPPQIRYLLTRSQLERMDEVERIIKVLLNKDEQAIKNIGDPSVFMGVFDAQAEEEYTARSIESGLSAAEFSAQLETNAAKGGDFDIFAWFENPDDGSLNAAQETVASPKVEQGKSLSLYPSTYDYAATALGAFETPIPNLNIQPAERSIELQIPAELERRYQRLPPEIRPSDKQLLQLNDRPNAIMQAWEEARRLETSFPQQQYLWDLHPLVEWLKDRGLFRFGRHQAPAIELNSGLAEGESVFILWGSFANQRGKTLMNRWLGVVFNGSKFDRIETLDTTVQRTRLGKTEIPNPGEIDPLLVKELEGLRAEAVRKSIAHLTQARAEFLQQLTPQLEEQRDRLSRLKGNHSRQLQLKFDQDTPTTATEQRRHQEEQRLDRLFQDYENWVDLSMTIEEYPYLKLVAVLRGVGSCH, encoded by the coding sequence ATGACGATCCAAAGCTCGATTGCCCCTGGAGCCAGAATATTGTGTCGCGATGCGGAGTGGTTGGTGAAGTCTACCAGCCGCTCTACTGATGGTGGCAGGGTAATTGAAGCGATCGGAGTATCGGAGTTTATTCGGGGTAGATCTGTGCAGTTCATTGAAGAACTCGAAACCGATTTAGAAGTACTTCAGCCAGAACATACTAATCTAGTCGCCGATCGCTCTCACGGTTACGTCCATAGTCTACTGTTCATCGAGTCCCACCTGCGGCAAACGGTGCCGGAAGACGGCAAAATCTATGTGGGGCAACAGGCGGCGATGGATGTGATGGATTATCAACTCTATCCTGCTTATAAGTCTCTGGCGGCACCTCGACAGCGGATTTTGATTGCTGATGCCGTGGGGTTGGGGAAGACACTGGAATGCGGGATTTTGGTGTCGGAGCTAATTCGCCGCGATCGAGGCAAGCGGATTTTGGTTGTCACCAACAAATCGATGATGGTGCAGTTTCAGAAGGAATTCTGGGTGCGGTTCACCATTCCGCTGGTGAAATTGGACTCTGGCACGATTCAACGGATTCGACTCCAAATTCCTGGCAATCATAATCCCTTTCACTACTACGATCGGACGATTATCTCGATCGATACGCTCAAGCAAGATCGGGAGTATCGGGTGTACTTAGAACAGGCACATTGGGATATTATCGTCATCGATGAGGCGCATAATGTCGCGAAACGGGGTCAAGGAGCCTCCCAACGGGCGAAGTTAGCCGAACGGTTGGCAAACAGATCGGATACGCTGATTCTGCTGTCTGCTACGCCCCATGATGGTCGTCCAGAGAGTTTTGCTAGTTTGATGAATATGCTCGATCCGACGGCGATCGCCGATGAGTCAGATTATACGAAGGAAGACATTCGCGATCTTTACGTCCGGCGGTTTAAGAAGGATGTGTTGCGAGATTTGCGACTAAGTATTCCCGAACGGCAAGTAGCATCGGTAGAAGCTCAAGCCTCAGAGATAGAAGAACGGGTATTTAGGGCGTTAGAAAATCTCCAATTGGGCGGAATCGATGGCAATCGCAAGGGTAAGCAGTTATTTAAAACTACTCTGCTCAAGTCTTTTCTTTCTAGTCCGGCAGCTTGTTTGGAAACTGTTAATAATCGATTAAAACTGCTGCGGGGTAATGTAAATAGTGCCGAACCCGATCTACATGAATTAACGGAATTAGGGCAGATATTAGAGCAAGTATCAATCGAGCAATTCAGTAAATATCAGCGATTGTTGCAATTAGTTCAAACAGATTTTAAGTGGAACGGCAAAGATCCCCAAGACCGTTTGGTGATTTTTACTAGTAGATTAGAAAGCTTGAGATTGCTCAAACAGCGGTTGCCGATCGATCTCCAACTCAAACCAGAAGCGATCGAGGTGTTAGACGGCAGTATGCCAGATACCGACCAGAATCGGGTGGTCGAAGCGTTCGGGCAAGAAAATTCTAAGGTGCGGATTTTACTCGCCACGGAAGTAGCTTCGGAAGGTTTAAATTTACATTATCTCAGTCATAAATTGATTCACTTTGATATTCCGTGGTCGTTGATGACACTCCAGCAAAGGAATGGCAGAATCGATCGCTATGGGCAAACCAGACCGCCTCAAATTCGTTATTTGCTTACGCGATCGCAATTAGAGCGGATGGATGAGGTCGAACGGATTATCAAAGTGTTGTTAAATAAAGACGAGCAAGCGATTAAAAATATTGGCGATCCTTCGGTATTTATGGGCGTATTTGACGCTCAAGCAGAGGAGGAATATACCGCTCGATCGATCGAGTCGGGGCTATCTGCGGCAGAGTTTTCGGCGCAGTTAGAAACAAATGCAGCCAAAGGGGGAGATTTCGATATCTTTGCTTGGTTTGAAAATCCCGATGACGGTAGCCTGAATGCCGCCCAAGAGACGGTAGCCTCGCCAAAGGTCGAACAGGGCAAAAGCTTGAGTTTGTATCCTTCTACCTATGATTATGCGGCGACTGCGCTTGGAGCCTTCGAGACACCCATCCCCAATTTGAATATTCAACCAGCCGAAAGATCGATCGAGTTACAAATACCCGCAGAATTGGAGCGACGTTATCAACGGCTACCGCCGGAAATCCGTCCGTCAGATAAACAACTATTACAACTCAACGATCGACCGAACGCAATCATGCAAGCATGGGAAGAAGCGCGTCGCCTGGAAACTAGCTTTCCCCAGCAGCAATATTTGTGGGATTTACATCCGCTCGTCGAATGGCTCAAGGATCGGGGGTTGTTTCGATTCGGACGACATCAGGCTCCAGCGATCGAGTTGAATAGTGGTTTGGCTGAGGGAGAATCGGTATTTATCCTGTGGGGAAGCTTTGCCAATCAGCGGGGTAAAACCTTGATGAATCGCTGGTTGGGGGTGGTATTCAATGGGAGTAAATTCGATCGGATCGAAACTCTCGATACAACCGTGCAACGTACCCGACTGGGTAAAACGGAAATTCCCAACCCAGGAGAAATAGATCCTCTGCTAGTCAAGGAATTGGAAGGATTGAGGGCGGAGGCTGTCAGGAAATCGATCGCCCATCTCACCCAAGCACGAGCTGAATTCTTGCAGCAACTCACACCCCAATTAGAGGAACAACGCGATCGATTGTCGCGACTCAAGGGAAATCATAGCCGCCAGCTTCAACTCAAATTCGACCAGGATACGCCCACGACAGCCACAGAGCAACGTCGTCACCAGGAAGAACAACGACTCGATCGCTTATTCCAAGATTATGAGAACTGGGTCGATCTTTCGATGACCATTGAGGAATATCCTTATCTAAAGCTGGTAGCTGTATTGCGAGGGGTTGGATCGTGCCATTAG